The segment CAATGCTGCCGCTGACCGATACACAGGCTCCTGCCAGCGCAACAGCCGCAGCCAGCAGCCACCGCCGTTCCCGTTCCAGTGGCAGGCCCAGTCCCTTGGAGAGCTCATCGCCCAGATTCAGTACATTGAGCACCCGGGCTTTGTAGAATGCGAAGGGCAGCAGGATCACGATCCAGGGCAGCAGGGCCAGCACAAACCGCCAGTCTCCACCCCAGATTTTGCCGGCCAGCCAGATGGCTACGAACTGATAATTCTGCGGGTCCAGTCTTAATGACAAAATAAGCTGAAAAGCATATATCCCGGCACCCACAGCAATCCCAATCAGGATCATCCTTGTCGGTGAGAGCCCGTCCTCACTCCTGTATGACAGGAAATAGACCAGCGTTGCTGTAAGTGAAGCTCCTGCCAGGGCCAGCAGCGGAAGCACAAGGATCGGAGCTGCTGTTGTAGCCGGTACGAAGGAGATAAAGATCAGCACTGCGAATCCTGCTCCTGCATTGATCCCCAGGGTGGAAGGCTCGGCGAGAGCATTACGCGACAAGCCTTGCAGAATTGCTCCGGCTACCGCGAAGCCTGCACCAATCAGCAAGGAGATCACGATGCGCGGCAGCCGGAAATCAAACAGAATCAGCTGCTGCTGCTTGGTACCGTTGCCGGATAGGGTATGTAGAACTTCGAGCGGTGACAGCCGCATTAGGCCGGTATTCATACTGACCAGAAACAGAATGACGATAAGCACAGCAAGCAGTGTCAGAATACCGGCCTCTCTGGAACGGCGCGGTTTGGCCGGGGGGAATGAGATGGGACGGTTCATTTCAGCTCCCCCTTGCGTTTGCTGGCCAGATAGATGAAGAACGGTACGCCGAATACTGCAATTAAGGCACCGATCGGTGTTTCGTATGGCGCATTAATCATTCTGGCCGCAATATCGGCCACCAGGACCAGAATGCTTCCAAGGACCGCGGAGCAGGGAATAATCCAGCGGTAGTCAACCCCGACGAGGTAACGCGTAATATGCGGAATCATTAATCCGACAAAAGCGATCGGGCCCACTGTGGAGACTGCCGCTCCGGCGAGGATGACCACAATAATCATCCCTGCGGTCTGTACCAGACCGGTGCGCTGTCCGAGACCTGCGGCAACATCCCGGCCCAGGCTCAGAAGCGTAATCGAACGCGACAGCAGCAGCGCACCGGTCAGGGCCGCCGCGACCCAAGGAGATATTACCTGCAGCTGCTTCCAGCTCGCTCCGCCAATCCCGCCAGCCATCCAGAAGGCGATATCCCGGGAGAGGCTGAACAGGATAGCAATACCCTGGCTGACCGCCAGCAGCATGGCGCTTACCGCCGCACCGGCGAGGGTCAGCCGGAGCGGGGTCAGTCCGCTATGGGAGAGTGAACCGATCCCGAATACCAGCAGCGAGGCCACAGCCGCTCCAAGGAAGCAGTACAGCATGATGTACGCGAAGGATAACGATGGCGCGAAGGCAAAAGCCAGGGCCAGCCCAACGCCCGCTCCTGCATTAAGACCGAGCAGTCCGGAATCCGCCAGCGGGTTACGGGTCATCCCCTGCATAATCGCACCGGCAACGGCAAAGCATGCGCCGACCAGCGCCCCTGCGGCAGCCCGGGGAATCCGCAGCTCACGGATGACCTGATGCTGCGGCAGCTCCGGATTGAACCGGAAGACCGCCTCCCATACGGTAGCCAGGCGGATATCCGCCGCACCAACCGATACGGATACCATCAGGCCGAAGACAATCCCTGCTATTCCCAGCACCAGAATAACAGTAGCGGCAAGCGGCCGCGACCGGACAGTTGTGTTCCCTTCATCAGAAGGAGCTTGTAGAGCAGAATCTGTGGATGAAGCCATATGCCGTCTCCTCATCAGGATTATTAGGGAAATATAGATGATTATGATTCTCATTATCGCAAAGATATGAATATTGTTCAACTTAAAAAAAGAGGCAGGCTTCTATATCCTGAGGATATAAAAGCCTGCACCATTCTCCGGCCGGTAAAGAACTATTTTACAAAACTGCTCAGAATATCATCGATAGTCTTGGAATTGGCTATAGGACCGCTATACAGCCAGCTGGTATCTTTGCCGAATTCGTGAACATTCCCTGCCTTAACGGCCGGAATTCCCTTCCAGACCGCCCCGTCTGTAATCTCTGCTCCGTCCGCTTTGTCACTGTTCACCAGAATGATATGCTCTGCAGTCAGCTCGGACAATTTCTCAAGTGAAATCGGGTTCCACGGGGCTCTGGACTCCGCAGGAATATCGGTCACGAGATTCGGGAGCTTCACTCCAAGATCGCCATACAATACTGCGCCACTGCTGCGGGTCTCGTCCACGATGAAGAAGTTCTTTGACACCAGCCACAGAACAGCTACTGAATCATCTCCGATCGCCGCAGAGACAGCCGCTTTGGCCGAAGCCGCTTTCTGGTCATAGTCTGCAATAGCCTTCTCAGCTTCTGGTGTTTTATTAAGCAGCTCACCGATTTTGAGCGTAGCCGCGCGCCAGTCACTGCTGACTTCGTCGCCCAGTACATAGGTTGGTGCGATTTTGTTCAGCTGGTCATAGAGACCATTCTGAACCGAGCCTTCCGACTGCACGATATGGAAATCTGGCATGAAGCCGGTGACGGATTCAAGCGGCAGATCATAGCTGATCGGCGGAACGTCCTTAAGCTCAGCAGCGAGGTACGCCTGAGTACCGTTCTTCGTAGACCACTGCGCAACCGGAGTCACGCCGAGTGCTACCAGATAATCCTCCAGATAAGAAGCAATTACACGCTGCGGATTAGCGGGAACGGTCACTTTATGTCCCATGGCATCCGTTACGGTCTTCTCCACAGCGGGTGCAGCAGTTGCTGCAGGTACCGCAGTGGCCTCCGCAGTCGCTTCCACGGTTGCTGCAGGTGCGGTGCTTGCTCCACCGTTACTGCCTGCGTTGCTATTATTATTTCCGCAAGCGGACAGCAGCAGTGTTGTAGTCATAAGTCCGGCCACCGCCAGCTTCCCGCTTCTTGATCCTTGCAGGTTGAACGAAAACATTAAAATACCCCTCCTGTATGTTGTCTTCATGATTGGCAAAAGTCCTTTTACCTTCAGCTTGTCTATACTGATGATATTGATTCTCATTCTCTATGTCAACCAATAACTTATAATAACGACCAAACGGCCGTCTCCGCATCAAGCAGAAACAGCCGTCTTCCTATAATCTTCTATATTATTTATGCAGATGGAAAGGAACCGTGGCGATGACAATGTCCTTCTGATTCATCAGATAGGAGCGGATGAACAGGCTGGTCTGATTATGCAGCACCGCCTGCCACCAGTGCTTGGTCACGAATTGCGGAATCAGGACGGTAATATGATCCGTTGAAGAGGTCTTCCACTCTACTGTATCGATGAACTTCACCAGCGGGCGGATAATGCTGCGGTAGCGGGAGCGCAGGACAATCAGGCGTACGCCGGGGTTCCACTCCTCCCACTTCTGCTCCATCTTGTGAATCTCTTCTTCATCGAAGCCTACATATACAGCGACCACATTATCCGTCAATGACTTCGCATAGCTGATCGAATGCAGTACAGCGCGAGTCACACCGGCGACCGGAACGACTACGGTGCTTCCTTTGATACAAGGCTTATCGGTAGCTGGACAGATCCGCAGCTGATCGGCAATATTCATATAATGGCGGTGAATCCGGTGGAACACGATGATAACAACCGGCAGGAAGATGAAGGCCATCCACACGCTGGAGAATTTAGTGATTATGAAAATCAGGGTGATCGTTAATGTAGTGAGCATCCCCACCGTATTGACGGCGAACTTGCTCTGCCAGCCTTTCGGCTTCGTTCTGTACCATTGGACCATCATGCCAAGCTGCGACAGCGTGAACGGAATGAATACCCCTACTGCATATAATGGAATGAGTCCTTCCGTATTCCCGTGAAACGCCGCTACCAGCACAGCCGACATGACACCGAGGAAAATAATGCCGTTGGAGAAGCCCAGCCGGTCGCCGCGCACCATGAAGGCATGGGGCAGATATTTGTCTTTGGCGAACATGAACGCCAGCAGCGGGAAGGCCGAGTACGCCGTATTGGCTGCCAGGAACAGGATAACCGCCGTAATCCCCTGAATGAAGAAGTACAGTCCGCCGCGGCCGAAGGTAGACTCGGTAATCTGTGAGACCACGGTAGCCTTCTCATCAGGCATGATACCGTACCAGTAAGCGAGCAGCGTAATACCTGTGAACATTACCCCGAGAATGAGGCCCATGAGCATCAGCGTTTTGGCTGCATTTTTCTCCGCCGGCGCTTTGAAGTTAGGAATGGCATTAGAGACTGCCTCAACCCCCGTCAGAGCCGAACAGCCGGAGCTGAAGGCCTTCAGCAGCAGGAACATACTCACGTTCGATACCGCCGAGCCAATCTCAGGAACATGGGCATGGGCGCCGCCGGTCATATATTTGAAGACCCCCGAGATGATGAGCACGAAGATGGAAACAACGAACAGATAGACCGGAATAGCGATGAAGGAGGCAGATTCGGTCACTCCCCGCAGGTTAACAATCGTTAAGAGCACGATAACAGATACCGCTATGAGGACAGTATGATTATGGAGATTTGGAAAAGCTGAAGTGATCGCATCCGTCCCCGCCGAGGCGCTTACCGCCACCGTCAGAATGTAATCCACCAGAAGAGAGCCGCCGGCCAGTAAGCCGGTATGAACCCCGAGGTTGGTTTTGGCTACAATATAAGCACCACCGCCCTGCGGATATGCAAATATCGTCTGCCGGTAGGATAGAATCAGAATGGCCAGCAAGCCCAATACGGCTAATGCAATTGGCAAAGAGTACCAGATAGCGGTGAACCCGGCGGCCACCAGTACAATCAGAATTTGTTCTGTTCCGTAGGCTACAGACGAGAGCGCATCAGAAGACAGGACAGCCAGTGCTTTCACCTTGGATAACTTTTCATGATCGAGTTCGTTCGACTTCATCGGACGCCCGATCAATAGTCGTTTTACCTTGCTTACCATTGTAGTAACAGTTCCTCTCTTGGTTAAGTTGAAATGGGCTTTCCCTGCGCTGTTTTCATAAGTGGATTTCATAAATGCAGGCACCAAAATAAGCATACGGAAATGATCCGCATGCCTAATGTGCATGGTCATTATCCCACTTGTAGCTTACGAGGTTAGCTGGCGGATTCGGACTGTGGTAGCCCTACGGTTACAGGCCCTTGCGGCCCGCTCCGATTCACCCCTTTTGGCCTTGGCCAAAGTGTGGTTCCCCCGTTTTTCCTTCCGGAAAATTCAGCGCATATTCAACTTCTCACAAGGACTAATATTAAGCTACAACACGTCTTCCGTAAAGCGTGGAAACAAATGAAAAAAGAATGAAAAGCACTCAAAACAACCAAATCCATCATCCGGTATGTCTTGATCTTTCATTCTCTTTCATTATCCCTTTAACACGTGATTTTACAGGGTTTTTGCATATTATTTTTTGCTAAAATTAAGGGTATTCTCTTCTCTTCCTTCTGCCCGTCAGCTTCTTACTCAGCAGGCTCTTCTTTGCGTCCTGTCCAGAGCAGAATGGAGATTAAGGCAAAGGCTATAAGTGCAAGCAAAGGGACTGTTACAAAACCGAACCAATTCAGATAATCCTTATTGCACGGTACGCCGATGGTACAGGGAAGCACCTTGCTGAGCGCCGGAATTTTTTGCTCCGCATAATGATAAATCGAGATGCAGCCGCCGATTAGGCTGAGCGGAAGCACATAAGGAATGATCCGCTTGTCCGCCCGGTAGGTGGCAATTCCCAGCAGGAACAGCTGCGGGTACATGAAGATCCGCTGGAACCAGCACAGCCTGCACGGTTCGTAATGCAGGACCTCACTGAGATACAGGCTTCCCGCTACAGCCACCACACAGACGAACCAGGCCAAGTAGAGACAGTTACGCCGGCAGAAGGCAGAGAAGGCGGTCATTGGGCGGCCCCTGCTCCCGCTGCTGCTGTTGCTGCCTGAATCTGGGCGTCAATCGCCTCCATATTGAAAGGCTCATTCACCTTGATTCCGTTCACGAACAAGGATGGCGTATTCGTTACACCCGCATCCGTGCCCACCTGAATATCCCGCTCCAGCTCATTTACATAAGTACGCTCGTCAATGTCCTTGCGTAGCAGGTCATAATCCACCGGCAGCTCCAGCTGCTTGGCGAGACTCACCAGGAAGTCAGGCGTAGCCCATTCCTCCTCTTCATTCCCCTGATTGGCATAGATCGCATCGAAGTACTTCCAGAACGCTTCCTGGTTCTGATGATACACCGATAGGGCTGCCAGGGAGGCCGTTCTCGAATCCTTGCCGATGAAGGCCAGATTCACGAAATAGAAGGCTGCTTTATTCTGATCTACATAGCCCTGAACGATCTGCGGCTTGATGACACCGGTGAACTGGGCGCATGCCGGACATTTGAAATCGCCGAATTCCACAATTTTGACCGGAGCATCCTCCTTGCCCAGCCGCATCATTTCACTGTAATTGAAGGCAACAGGCTTGCTGTCTGAGCCTGCAGGCGAAGAATCCTTGGAAGCAAGCATGAATAAGCCTACAAAAATAATAATGACGATGGCCACCGTACTCACGATAAGAATTCTCGTTTTCTGCTTCTGCTGCTCCTGTTCTGCCCTGCGCTTCTCCTGCTTGCTCATCTGGGGAGCCGTGACATTGTTCTTTTTTGTTTTGCTCAAAGAGAGTTCCTTTCCGTCCTCAGGACTATCGTGATAAAAGAATAGTTACTTTCAAATTATATAATGTTAACTCTCTTGTTGGCAATCGCTGTCTTATACGGCTTCATTCTCCTCTGCTGACTCCCCTTCCCCTGTATCCTTGCCGAAAAATACCTCCGGGGAATGCTCCTGCGACTGCAGCTTAATTCTGAAGAAGAATTGTGTGCCGCCCCCTTCTGCCGGTTCTGCCCAGATTTCTCCTTGCATCAGGTCTACAAGCTTCTTGCAGATCGCCAGGCCCAGACCCGTGCCGGGGTACTTGCGGGTATGCGACCCGTCCACCTGCGAGAAGGACTGGAAGAGCAGCTGTAGCTTATCCGGTGAGATGCCAATGCCGGTGTCGCGTACCATGAATTGCAGCGCCTGAGCGGTCTCCCTGACGCCATAGGACTCCACTTTAACCGTTACCGTGCCGGATGGCGTGAATTTCACCGCATTGCCGATCAGGTTGATGAGAATCTGGCGGATACGCGCAGCATCCCCGGTGAACTTGTCGGGAAGTCCCTCCTCGATCAGAAGCTCCAGAGATAACGGCTTGTCTTGTGTGCTCACCATGAACAGGTCCATACAGCCCTGGAGCAGCGCCTTCAGCCCGAAAGTATCCTTGTTCAGTGAGAGGCCATCCGCCTCCAGCCGGGAGATATCGAGAATATCGCTC is part of the Paenibacillus sp. FSL M7-0420 genome and harbors:
- a CDS encoding ABC transporter substrate-binding protein — translated: MFSFNLQGSRSGKLAVAGLMTTTLLLSACGNNNSNAGSNGGASTAPAATVEATAEATAVPAATAAPAVEKTVTDAMGHKVTVPANPQRVIASYLEDYLVALGVTPVAQWSTKNGTQAYLAAELKDVPPISYDLPLESVTGFMPDFHIVQSEGSVQNGLYDQLNKIAPTYVLGDEVSSDWRAATLKIGELLNKTPEAEKAIADYDQKAASAKAAVSAAIGDDSVAVLWLVSKNFFIVDETRSSGAVLYGDLGVKLPNLVTDIPAESRAPWNPISLEKLSELTAEHIILVNSDKADGAEITDGAVWKGIPAVKAGNVHEFGKDTSWLYSGPIANSKTIDDILSSFVK
- a CDS encoding FecCD family ABC transporter permease; amino-acid sequence: MASSTDSALQAPSDEGNTTVRSRPLAATVILVLGIAGIVFGLMVSVSVGAADIRLATVWEAVFRFNPELPQHQVIRELRIPRAAAGALVGACFAVAGAIMQGMTRNPLADSGLLGLNAGAGVGLALAFAFAPSLSFAYIMLYCFLGAAVASLLVFGIGSLSHSGLTPLRLTLAGAAVSAMLLAVSQGIAILFSLSRDIAFWMAGGIGGASWKQLQVISPWVAAALTGALLLSRSITLLSLGRDVAAGLGQRTGLVQTAGMIIVVILAGAAVSTVGPIAFVGLMIPHITRYLVGVDYRWIIPCSAVLGSILVLVADIAARMINAPYETPIGALIAVFGVPFFIYLASKRKGELK
- a CDS encoding APC family permease, which produces MVSKVKRLLIGRPMKSNELDHEKLSKVKALAVLSSDALSSVAYGTEQILIVLVAAGFTAIWYSLPIALAVLGLLAILILSYRQTIFAYPQGGGAYIVAKTNLGVHTGLLAGGSLLVDYILTVAVSASAGTDAITSAFPNLHNHTVLIAVSVIVLLTIVNLRGVTESASFIAIPVYLFVVSIFVLIISGVFKYMTGGAHAHVPEIGSAVSNVSMFLLLKAFSSGCSALTGVEAVSNAIPNFKAPAEKNAAKTLMLMGLILGVMFTGITLLAYWYGIMPDEKATVVSQITESTFGRGGLYFFIQGITAVILFLAANTAYSAFPLLAFMFAKDKYLPHAFMVRGDRLGFSNGIIFLGVMSAVLVAAFHGNTEGLIPLYAVGVFIPFTLSQLGMMVQWYRTKPKGWQSKFAVNTVGMLTTLTITLIFIITKFSSVWMAFIFLPVVIIVFHRIHRHYMNIADQLRICPATDKPCIKGSTVVVPVAGVTRAVLHSISYAKSLTDNVVAVYVGFDEEEIHKMEQKWEEWNPGVRLIVLRSRYRSIIRPLVKFIDTVEWKTSSTDHITVLIPQFVTKHWWQAVLHNQTSLFIRSYLMNQKDIVIATVPFHLHK
- a CDS encoding FecCD family ABC transporter permease, which gives rise to MNRPISFPPAKPRRSREAGILTLLAVLIVILFLVSMNTGLMRLSPLEVLHTLSGNGTKQQQLILFDFRLPRIVISLLIGAGFAVAGAILQGLSRNALAEPSTLGINAGAGFAVLIFISFVPATTAAPILVLPLLALAGASLTATLVYFLSYRSEDGLSPTRMILIGIAVGAGIYAFQLILSLRLDPQNYQFVAIWLAGKIWGGDWRFVLALLPWIVILLPFAFYKARVLNVLNLGDELSKGLGLPLERERRWLLAAAVALAGACVSVSGSIGFVGLIAPHLARRLVGPRHQILLPAAALIGALLLLAADTIGRWILQPAEVPAGIVVAIIGAPYFLYLLATSKA
- a CDS encoding DsbA family protein — protein: MSKTKKNNVTAPQMSKQEKRRAEQEQQKQKTRILIVSTVAIVIIIFVGLFMLASKDSSPAGSDSKPVAFNYSEMMRLGKEDAPVKIVEFGDFKCPACAQFTGVIKPQIVQGYVDQNKAAFYFVNLAFIGKDSRTASLAALSVYHQNQEAFWKYFDAIYANQGNEEEEWATPDFLVSLAKQLELPVDYDLLRKDIDERTYVNELERDIQVGTDAGVTNTPSLFVNGIKVNEPFNMEAIDAQIQAATAAAGAGAAQ
- a CDS encoding disulfide oxidoreductase, whose protein sequence is MTAFSAFCRRNCLYLAWFVCVVAVAGSLYLSEVLHYEPCRLCWFQRIFMYPQLFLLGIATYRADKRIIPYVLPLSLIGGCISIYHYAEQKIPALSKVLPCTIGVPCNKDYLNWFGFVTVPLLALIAFALISILLWTGRKEEPAE